A section of the Candidatus Margulisiibacteriota bacterium genome encodes:
- the lnt gene encoding apolipoprotein N-acyltransferase yields the protein MIIFYIICPLVLAMSYYLNLYPLVVIVLMFFFVDYYKSEKKYPSRQLLLSLFLFLLFHNYWIYSLYPWVGGKIAALFLTLGLTLYFFVFFFIFFKLIRIIKEQPFSFIILGIAWTIFERLLTLGPFGYPFYSLYLTQVYAPYLYIAYNPFGASLLTFGLVSITAFIAKLIVCKEKQEKYIPGLLFIILLLIVLTGIRSLLPEKAAHNQRQLQVALVQTDVKEELRHNADYYENLLNNYLQLLTFVVSKEKNLDVIILPESIIPALWENKIVRLLNENDVIGKKVLIFGLPARRDNKIYNSVMFYRDGNVEKNYYKNHLVPFGERVPWLFGFLRPMDLVDYDASRTIEPVTIQSVRYGTVICYESAFPALYKRIKDSDLFLVLTNDAWFHACFKELHLRSAICRAAEYRKYLLFVSNGGKSAVIDENGRIRRILPSNKEGYIIYKVPL from the coding sequence ATGATTATCTTTTACATTATTTGTCCATTAGTCCTGGCCATGAGTTATTATCTAAATTTATATCCTCTGGTTGTCATTGTGCTGATGTTTTTTTTCGTCGATTATTACAAGAGCGAAAAGAAATATCCTTCCCGACAACTGCTTTTGTCGTTATTTTTATTCCTGCTTTTTCATAATTACTGGATTTACTCCTTATATCCCTGGGTGGGTGGAAAGATCGCAGCTTTGTTCCTTACTTTGGGACTGACTCTTTACTTTTTTGTTTTCTTTTTTATCTTTTTTAAATTAATTCGGATAATTAAGGAACAGCCATTTTCTTTTATAATACTGGGAATAGCCTGGACCATATTCGAACGATTGTTGACCTTAGGACCATTTGGTTATCCTTTTTATAGTTTATATCTTACTCAGGTTTATGCGCCTTATTTGTATATTGCTTATAATCCATTTGGCGCAAGTTTGTTGACTTTCGGTCTTGTCAGTATAACAGCTTTTATAGCCAAATTAATTGTCTGTAAGGAAAAGCAGGAGAAATATATCCCCGGATTACTTTTTATCATTCTATTATTAATTGTATTAACAGGAATCAGATCATTATTGCCTGAAAAAGCGGCTCATAATCAGAGGCAACTTCAGGTAGCCCTGGTCCAAACCGATGTTAAAGAAGAACTAAGACATAACGCCGATTATTATGAAAATCTATTAAATAATTACTTGCAGCTTTTAACTTTTGTAGTAAGCAAAGAAAAAAATCTGGATGTAATCATATTGCCCGAGTCTATCATTCCGGCATTATGGGAAAATAAAATAGTCAGGTTGTTAAATGAAAATGATGTTATCGGTAAAAAAGTTTTAATATTCGGTTTGCCGGCCAGACGTGACAACAAAATTTATAATTCTGTTATGTTTTACAGGGATGGAAATGTAGAAAAAAATTATTATAAAAATCATCTTGTACCTTTTGGGGAGAGGGTACCCTGGTTGTTCGGTTTCTTGCGACCTATGGATCTTGTTGATTATGACGCGTCCAGGACAATTGAGCCAGTTACTATTCAAAGTGTGCGTTATGGAACGGTTATCTGCTATGAGTCGGCGTTTCCCGCACTTTACAAAAGAATAAAAGATTCTGATTTATTTTTGGTGCTTACCAATGATGCCTGGTTCCATGCCTGTTTTAAAGAACTGCATTTGCGTTCCGCTATTTGTCGCGCCGCCGAATACAGAAAATATCTTCTTTTTGTTAGCAATGGCGGTAAATCAGCTGTTATCGATGAAAATGGCAGAATAAGGAGAATACTGCCATCAAACAAAGAAGGGTATATTATCTATAAAGTTCCTTTATAA